From Lytechinus variegatus isolate NC3 chromosome 16, Lvar_3.0, whole genome shotgun sequence, the proteins below share one genomic window:
- the LOC121429464 gene encoding thioredoxin reductase-like selenoprotein T produces the protein MANLTYISYFIVGLFLVYMSFREISQSEASVEPKVKSKLSQFAAPTLTVMYCISUGYRQVFEEYASRLHQRYPDLRIEGNNFPAHPIRRYLASFLAMAKLVLIGMVACGYDPFPMFNMETHPVWSWAIQNKIYACMMLFFISNAIEGQLLSTGAFEVTFNGMPIWSKIESGKVPKYPELVQILENTMKLSYRQI, from the exons ATGGCGAATTTAACGTATATTTCCTACTTTATTGTAGGATTATTTCTGGTATATATGTCATTTCGAGAAATATCACAATCAGAAGCATCGGTCGAACCCAAAGTGAAGTCCAAGTTATCTCAATTTGCAGCGCCAACCCTCACGGTAATGTATTG CATTTCCTGAGGTTACCGGCAGGTGTTTGAGGAGTACGCTTCCCGTCTTCATCAGCGTTACCCTGACCTCCGCATCGAAGGAAACAACTTCCCTGCCCACCCAATCCGTCGTTATCTCGCATCATTCCTGGCCATGGCTAAGCTGGTCTTGATCGGTATGGTTGCCTGTGGTTACGACCCATTCCCAATGTTCAATATGGAAACCCACCCTGTATGGTCTTGGGCTATTCAAAACAAA ATCTATGCATGTATGATGTTGTTCTTTATAAGTAATGCCATTGAAGGACAATTGCTATCCACTGGAGCCTTTGAAGTTACATTTAATG GTATGCCAATATGGTCAAAGATTGAATCAGGAAAAGTTCCCAAGTATCCTGAGCTGGTCCAAATTCTTGAAAACACCATGAAATTAAGTTACAGACAGATCTAA